The genomic interval GCCCGTCCGTCTCGGATCGAGATCTGGGCGTCGCTCTCGACGATCCCCGCCCCCTTGGCGGCGGCCAGCACGGCCTGCAGCCGTTTGGCGGCCTGTCCCTCGCGTTCGCGGATCGCACGGCGGATCTCCTGCAGCGCCGGGGAGGCGTTGTCCCTCACGTTGCCGAAGCGGTCGACAATCGCCTCGATGCGCCGCACGATCTCCGGGAAGGCCTCCACGCCCCGCGTGCGGGCATGGAGCGTCGGGTAACGCTCCGCACGGTTCAGGATGAACGACACGATGCCGCCGATCGTCGTGAGGGCACGGTCGAGGGTGACGACCTCCTCCACGTCGAGGAACGAACCCTCGACGCGCAGTTTGGCGACAAGCTGATCGACATCGGGATACTCCCCGCCGGGGAAGTCGCGCTCCATTTCGAGCACCAGACGCATCTCGTCGGCCAGGGCCAGGCGGCGCTCGATCTCACGCGGGGAGGTCGAAAATCCCTCGGCAGCGATCCGTTCGCGGGCGGCCTGCATCGTACAACGTTCGGCAACCTGTTCCCGCAGGCGGTCGAACCCGATTTTCTGCTCGAAAGTGGCTGGATAGATCATGTGTGAGGTATCGAAAAAATCGGTCCCGCGGCTCGCCCGGGACCGAAGCATTTTACATTTCGGGATTTCAGCGCAGAGCCTTGAGCGAATCCCGCCGGGCCCGTTCTGCGGCCTTGGCGGCCTGGCGTTCGGCCTTGGCCTGCATCTTCTCGGGACTGCGGCCGAAGAGCGAGAAGTGGACATAGCGGCCGGGGTACTGCTCCAGGTTGGCCAGCAGCGAGGCCAGGTTGTCGCTCGCCTCGTTCAGCGACTCGTAGAGCGACGGATCGTTCAGCAGCCGTCCGACGGTCCCGTCGCCCTCCTGGATGCGCTCCAGCAGGAGATTCATCTCCCCGACCGTTTCGGAAAGCTCCCGGGCGAATCCCGCATCGGCCAGTTCCGTGGTGATACGGTTCAGGTTTCCCATCATGCTGTCGACCCGCGGGGCATTCTCGCCCAACATTTCGGAGAAGGCCGTCAGGTTCTCCACGGCAGAGGCAAGATTCTGTTTTTCGGTATCGAGCAGGTCGGCCAGATCGCCCGACATGGCATCGAGATGCCGTAACGTTCCGTTGATACTCTGCGCATTGTCCTCCATCAGGAGATTCAGGTTGTCGAGCGTCCGCGAGAGGTCGGCGGTCACCTGCGAGATCTTTTGTTTGAAGAACTCCAGCTCCGACCCGGCCATATCCATCAGATCGCGGCCCCGCACCGAACGCAGCGTATCGCCCTTTTCGAGATACTCCGACGACTTGCCGTAGACGATTTCGATAGCCTTTCCGCCCATGAATCCGTCGCTGAAGATCCTGGCTTCGGAGTCCTTCGGGATGCGGAACTGGCGTTTGATGGTGAACTGCAGCACGACGTTGTCGCTGTGCTGGGGATCGAGCGAGATGCCGGTGACCGTTCCGACCTTGACCCCTTTCAACATGATGGGCGAGGCGGCCTGGATTCCGCTCACCTGGTCGTAGGAGGCGTAGTAGACCGCATTGCGGCTGAGGATGTCCAGTCCCTGCAGGAACCGGATTCCGGCCCAGGCGGCCACGATCATCGTCACGGCGAATATGCCGATCTTGACTTCTCTTTTCATATGCTATTTTACTTTCTTACAATTTGCGTACCCCGGCAGCAGACGACAAAGGCATCGGGGAACGTTTTGCGGACTTCAGCGACCCTGCGCTGGGCGGCGGCGCGCGAACCGTACTCGCCGACACCGTACTTGTAGGGGAATCGTCCGTCCGAGAGATATTGTTTCACCTTGCCGCGGTAGGCCCGGAACTGCGCGGAGTTCAGCGGAACGGGCTTGGATGAAGCGAGCACCTGCACCGTATAGCGCAAGGGTTCCGATGCCGCAGCACCTCCTTTCGCCGATCCGTCCTTTGCGACCTTCTCCTCCTTTTCGCCCTTGGAGGAGTTTTTCCCGGCCGGCTCGGCCTTCGGGTCGGGTTTTGCCGCGCTCTTCCCGGCGGAGGAATCCGCCTTCGCGGCATCTCCGGCAGCGGGTTTCGAGGCGGATTTCGAGGCGGCGGGAGCCTCCTTTTCCGTCCCGGCGTCCGGCTTCGCACGCTCCGCGGCGGCACCCTCCTCGGCCATGCGGGTTTCGAGCACGTAGGACGAATACTCCTTCACGGCGCGGTAGATCGACGCGGCGATTTCGTTCTGGCCCTTGTCCGACTTCATGTAGGCCAACTCCTGGGCATTGGTCATGAACCCGATCTCGGTCAGCGCACCGGGCATGTCCGTGGCATACAGCACGCGCAACAACTGCCGTTTCACGCCCCGGGAGTTGCGTCCGGCCTTGGTGTACTGCGTCTGGATGCAGCGGGCGATGGCCATGCTGTACTCGCCGTAGGTGAACTGCAGGTTCTGGATATAGGCCCGCACGATGGCAGCGGTTCGCTCGTCCGACATGTCGATCAGGTCCTCGCGGTTGCTTTCGTAGAGGGCATTCTCGTTATAGCGCTGCTCCTTGGGGGTCTCGCCCATGATGAGCGTCTCGACGCCCCTGACAGCCGTGGCCCGCGGCGCCGCATTGGCATGGATCGAAATGAAGAGATCGCCCCCGGCGTTGTTCGCAATATCGGCCCGTGCCTGGAGGTCCGTCGCCAGATCGGCTCCCAGGGCCTTGTCGGTGGTTCGCGTGTAGACGACCTTGACGCCCGGCATTCCCTCCTCGATGAGTTTGCCGAGCTTGAGGGCCACCTTCAGCGTGAGGTCCTTTTCGTAGACGCCGCCGTAGTGAGCTCCGGGGAATTTGCCGCCGTGCCCGGCATCGATCACCACGACCCCGACGCCGTGCGCAATATTCCCCGCGGCAACCGCGTTTGTACAGACGGAGGCAACCGCGAAAGCGAGGAGCAGCAAAAGGCGCGTGCGCATATTTAATGGTGCCAAGTGCAAGCTTTCTGTAATTTTTTACCTATCTTTGTCGAGCCGAAAACGCGGCAGGAGGGCTTCCAAGGCCCGATCCGGGCGTTTTTGCCGACCTGTCGGCAAAGGTACGGAAAATTTTTGGAATTTTGGATAAGGTAAGGGCAAAATATCTCTTGTCGGCGGCCGTGCTCATGCTGTTCGCCCAGGGCGTATTGGGCGGCATGGCACCCCGCACCGCCCCGTTCCGGCTCGGAGAGGATACCCTGTTGCAGGCGCACGCCGTTCCCCGGGACGCGGACTCCGCAGCTCGGGCTTCCACGGCATCTGCCGTTTCGTCCGAGCCGCCCGCATCCTCCGCACTCTCCGCCCCCACATCGCCGTCCGCTTCGGTTTCGCGCCGCGAAGCCCGCCGCGAAGCCCGCCGTGAAGTCCGGGCCGCCCGCGAACAGGCCCGGCGCAACGCCGCCTTCAACGCCCTGAGCCAGCAGGAGAAGGATTCGCTCTTCTCGGCCCAGGTCGATTCGCTCATCGCCCTGAAGAGCGATTCGCTGGAGATGCGGGCCGACTCGCTTGCCACGGATTCGCTCGCCGCCGACACGATGCGGCGCGACACGGTCAAGAAACCCCGGCCGGCCGGGGCATTCCTCGACGACCCGATTTCGGGCAAGAATACCGACTCGCTGGTCTACGACGTACGCAACAAGCTGGTCTACATCTACAACCAGGGCGACGTGACCTACCAGAACAGCAACCTCAAGGCCGACTTCATGCGCATCGACATGAACTCGAAACTGGTCCACGCCTACGGCAAGCCTGACTCGCTCGACGGCAAACCGATCGTCACGAAGCCCGAATTCTCGGACGGTTCGGCCTCCTACCAGATGGACACGATCACCTACAACCTCGATTCGAAAAAGGCCAAGATCAAGGGTGTGGCCACGCAGCAGGGCGACGGCTGGCTCGTGGGCGGGAGCGTGAAGAAGATGCCCGACAACACGATCAACATCCAGCACGGCAAGTACACGACGTGCGACGAGACCGACCACCCGCACTTCTACCTGGCGATGACCAAGGCGAAGGTGATCCCCGGCAAAAAGGTCATCACCGGCCCGGCCTATTTCGTCATGGAGGATGTCCCGATCTACTTTCTCGGCATTCCGGAGGGCTTCTTCCCGATCAGTTCGGGGCCGAAATCGGGACTTCTGATGCCCACCTACGGCGAGGAGTATTCCAAGGGTTTCTTCCTGCGCGACCTGGGCTACTACTTCACGCTGGGCGACTATGCCGATCTGGCCGTGCGCGGAGGCATCTATACGCTGGGGTCGTGGGAGGCTTCGGCCGCCTCGCGCTACATCAAGCGCTACAAGTACAGCGGCAGTTTCAACATGGAGTTTTCGAGCGTGAAGACCGGCGAGAAGGGAGAACCCGACTACATCAAGCAGAACAACTTCCGCGTACAGTGGACCCACTCGCAGGATGCCAAGGCCAACCCGGGCTCGACCTTCTCGGCCTCGGTGAACTTCGCCACGAGCGGTTACAGCCGCTATTCGGCAACGAACCTCAACGACATTCTCGCCACGCAGACCAACTCGTCGATCTCCTACTCGAAAAACTGGGCCGGTACGCCCTTCTCGCTCTCGGCGAACATGGCCGTGTCGCAGAACTCGCAGAACCAGTCGCTGTCGATCACCCTGCCGACGGTGGTCTTCAACGTCTCACGCTTCTATCCCTTCAAGCGCAAGGAGAAGATGGGCAAGGACCGCTGGTATGAGAAGATCTCGATGCAGTACACGGGAAAGATGACCAACTCGGTGACGACCACCGAGTCGGAGATCTTCTCGAAGAAGACGCTCGACAACATGAAGAACGGTATCGAGCACTCGATTCCGGTTTCGGCGTCGTTCAACCTCTTCAACTACATCAACGTGACGCCCTCGGCCAACTACACCGAGAAGTGGTACTTCAAGAAGGTGGAGTACGAGTGGAACCCGGTGACGAACAAGACCGACACGCTGCCGACGAACTACGGATTCTACCGTCTGTACAACTATAACTTCAGCGTCTCGACGTCGACGACCGTCTACGGCATGTACGACTTCACGAAGAAGCGCCGCGACCGCAAGATCCAGGCCATCCGCCACACGCTGACGCCGTCGATCAGCTTCTCCTACGCCCCGGACTTCAGCGATCCGAAATACGGATACTACCTGACGCGCCA from uncultured Alistipes sp. carries:
- a CDS encoding N-acetylmuramoyl-L-alanine amidase produces the protein MRTRLLLLLAFAVASVCTNAVAAGNIAHGVGVVVIDAGHGGKFPGAHYGGVYEKDLTLKVALKLGKLIEEGMPGVKVVYTRTTDKALGADLATDLQARADIANNAGGDLFISIHANAAPRATAVRGVETLIMGETPKEQRYNENALYESNREDLIDMSDERTAAIVRAYIQNLQFTYGEYSMAIARCIQTQYTKAGRNSRGVKRQLLRVLYATDMPGALTEIGFMTNAQELAYMKSDKGQNEIAASIYRAVKEYSSYVLETRMAEEGAAAERAKPDAGTEKEAPAASKSASKPAAGDAAKADSSAGKSAAKPDPKAEPAGKNSSKGEKEEKVAKDGSAKGGAAASEPLRYTVQVLASSKPVPLNSAQFRAYRGKVKQYLSDGRFPYKYGVGEYGSRAAAQRRVAEVRKTFPDAFVVCCRGTQIVRK
- a CDS encoding putative LPS assembly protein LptD, producing the protein MDKVRAKYLLSAAVLMLFAQGVLGGMAPRTAPFRLGEDTLLQAHAVPRDADSAARASTASAVSSEPPASSALSAPTSPSASVSRREARREARREVRAAREQARRNAAFNALSQQEKDSLFSAQVDSLIALKSDSLEMRADSLATDSLAADTMRRDTVKKPRPAGAFLDDPISGKNTDSLVYDVRNKLVYIYNQGDVTYQNSNLKADFMRIDMNSKLVHAYGKPDSLDGKPIVTKPEFSDGSASYQMDTITYNLDSKKAKIKGVATQQGDGWLVGGSVKKMPDNTINIQHGKYTTCDETDHPHFYLAMTKAKVIPGKKVITGPAYFVMEDVPIYFLGIPEGFFPISSGPKSGLLMPTYGEEYSKGFFLRDLGYYFTLGDYADLAVRGGIYTLGSWEASAASRYIKRYKYSGSFNMEFSSVKTGEKGEPDYIKQNNFRVQWTHSQDAKANPGSTFSASVNFATSGYSRYSATNLNDILATQTNSSISYSKNWAGTPFSLSANMAVSQNSQNQSLSITLPTVVFNVSRFYPFKRKEKMGKDRWYEKISMQYTGKMTNSVTTTESEIFSKKTLDNMKNGIEHSIPVSASFNLFNYINVTPSANYTEKWYFKKVEYEWNPVTNKTDTLPTNYGFYRLYNYNFSVSTSTTVYGMYDFTKKRRDRKIQAIRHTLTPSISFSYAPDFSDPKYGYYLTRQTDSTGRFTTYSPYAVNAYGVPSSGRSMSMSFSLSQNLEMKVLSKRDTSGVKKIKLIDELRASGSYNFLADSMRLSTISLSFRSTIFKNFGINLSATLDPYRVTPQGVRYDKLFFPGRITSTGWSFGYTFKSREDKSTPAVNDITSIPPEYQNPYYDPYGQMDPVLRRQYMAQSYYDFSLPWNFGFNYAVNYSVSYVNNGTTGYRKNVTQTIGFNGSVNLTPKTGITFQGGYDIKANKLTTSSVSITRDLHCWQMSFSWIPFGYHRSWSFNIGVKAASLSDLKYDKSQSMYDNMY
- a CDS encoding MlaD family protein, with protein sequence MKREVKIGIFAVTMIVAAWAGIRFLQGLDILSRNAVYYASYDQVSGIQAASPIMLKGVKVGTVTGISLDPQHSDNVVLQFTIKRQFRIPKDSEARIFSDGFMGGKAIEIVYGKSSEYLEKGDTLRSVRGRDLMDMAGSELEFFKQKISQVTADLSRTLDNLNLLMEDNAQSINGTLRHLDAMSGDLADLLDTEKQNLASAVENLTAFSEMLGENAPRVDSMMGNLNRITTELADAGFARELSETVGEMNLLLERIQEGDGTVGRLLNDPSLYESLNEASDNLASLLANLEQYPGRYVHFSLFGRSPEKMQAKAERQAAKAAERARRDSLKALR